The following are encoded in a window of Sutcliffiella horikoshii genomic DNA:
- a CDS encoding deoxyribonuclease IV: MSGKKMLLAASEEAASYGSNVFMIYTGAPQNTRRKKIEDLNIEAGLAHMKEHGLKEIIVHAPYIINIGNSQKPETYELGVNFLAEEVRRTDAIGAKQIVLHPGAHVGAGTEVGISQIIKGLNEALTKEQNVQIALETMAGKGSECGRIFEELAAIIDGVHLNEKLSICLDTCHVHDAGYDIVNDFDGVLKQFDDIIGLDRLKVLHINDSKNTCGASKDRHENIGFGHIGFDAINYIVHHDQLKHIPKILETPYVGEDKKDRKPPYKHEIAMLKNKQFDEELLTKIVND, encoded by the coding sequence ATGAGTGGGAAAAAGATGCTATTGGCAGCAAGTGAAGAGGCTGCATCCTACGGATCTAACGTATTTATGATCTATACAGGTGCTCCTCAAAATACGCGAAGAAAAAAAATAGAAGACCTTAACATAGAAGCGGGTCTTGCACATATGAAAGAGCATGGATTAAAGGAAATCATTGTACATGCTCCTTATATCATCAATATTGGTAACTCCCAGAAGCCGGAAACTTACGAACTCGGAGTGAATTTTCTCGCTGAAGAAGTAAGAAGAACGGATGCAATCGGGGCAAAACAGATTGTCCTCCACCCAGGTGCGCATGTTGGTGCAGGGACGGAAGTGGGTATCAGCCAGATTATTAAAGGGTTGAATGAGGCGCTGACAAAAGAGCAAAATGTTCAAATTGCATTGGAGACCATGGCAGGGAAGGGCTCTGAGTGTGGGCGAATTTTTGAAGAACTTGCTGCCATCATTGATGGAGTCCATTTGAATGAAAAGCTTTCTATTTGCCTGGATACTTGTCACGTACATGATGCAGGATACGATATTGTAAATGACTTTGATGGAGTATTGAAGCAGTTTGACGATATCATTGGTTTAGACCGCCTGAAAGTCCTTCATATAAATGACAGTAAAAATACATGTGGTGCTAGTAAAGACCGCCATGAAAACATCGGGTTTGGACACATTGGGTTTGATGCAATCAATTATATTGTTCATCATGATCAATTGAAACATATTCCTAAAATTTTGGAGACACCATATGTCGGCGAAGATAAGAAAGACCGTAAGCCGCCATATAAACATGAAATTGCCATGTTAAAAAACAAGCAGTTTGATGAAGAGCTTTTAACAAAAATTGTGAATGATTGA